The Sporomusa termitida genome has a window encoding:
- a CDS encoding MBL fold metallo-hydrolase, whose protein sequence is MEGSFILLGTGAGPGLPSFFCNCAGCQEARRKPELARTRSSALLDTGDSKILIDTSPDVRRQLLREGIDRIDYVFLTHWHYDHFGGLGELEYYVKLARREPVPLFLPPSAGKQFAAAFPNLADVFAVRSWAFGRQYLFGAVGLTPLPANHGIETAGFLLAAGAARLAYFPDTAGLPALSAQQVTGVDWLICDATFHGDNWYPDVHMSLEQAIALGRQVNARQTVPTHLAIHYSRPVTARELQAEVAPYGNVVVAYDGMHITL, encoded by the coding sequence ATGGAAGGAAGTTTTATTTTACTGGGGACCGGAGCCGGGCCAGGCTTACCGTCGTTCTTTTGCAACTGCGCCGGCTGTCAGGAAGCCAGACGAAAGCCGGAGCTGGCGCGGACCCGCAGCAGTGCGCTGCTGGACACCGGCGACAGCAAGATCCTTATTGACACCTCGCCGGATGTAAGGCGGCAGCTGCTCAGGGAAGGTATTGACCGGATTGATTATGTTTTTCTGACCCACTGGCATTATGATCATTTTGGCGGCCTGGGCGAGCTGGAGTACTACGTAAAACTGGCAAGGCGGGAACCGGTGCCCCTGTTTTTGCCGCCTAGTGCCGGGAAGCAGTTTGCGGCAGCCTTCCCCAATCTGGCGGATGTTTTTGCCGTCAGGTCCTGGGCATTTGGCCGGCAATACCTTTTCGGCGCAGTGGGCCTAACGCCGCTGCCGGCCAATCACGGCATCGAAACGGCCGGCTTTTTGCTGGCCGCCGGGGCTGCCAGGCTGGCTTATTTCCCCGATACAGCCGGACTGCCGGCCCTAAGCGCACAACAGGTGACCGGTGTGGACTGGCTGATCTGTGATGCAACCTTCCATGGTGACAACTGGTACCCTGATGTGCACATGTCCCTGGAACAAGCCATTGCTCTTGGCCGGCAGGTCAACGCCAGGCAGACGGTGCCCACTCATCTGGCCATCCACTACAGCCGGCCGGTGACCGCCAGGGAGCTGCAGGCAGAGGTGGCGCCCTATGGTAATGTGGTGGTGGCTTATGACGGTATGCATATTACGCTGTAG
- a CDS encoding GNAT family N-acetyltransferase, with amino-acid sequence MNTEIVFATDNDEEELQELFTECGMGLAGDIEEHLLIKRDHKIMAGAMLAQVDDHRFHLLVFAVRADARNQGTGRHLLQELLHRPGHYCRPEFGSHRARPYQVTTVAKGEAARFYEKNGFAACAFSALAAPYDRQCEACPEQAACRPVAMLFARS; translated from the coding sequence ATGAATACAGAGATCGTCTTTGCCACCGATAACGATGAAGAAGAGCTGCAGGAATTGTTTACAGAGTGCGGGATGGGGCTTGCCGGCGATATCGAGGAGCATCTGCTGATAAAACGGGATCATAAAATTATGGCCGGGGCGATGCTGGCCCAGGTTGATGACCACCGGTTTCATTTACTGGTATTTGCTGTAAGAGCGGACGCCCGCAACCAGGGGACCGGCCGGCATTTGCTGCAGGAACTGCTGCACAGACCGGGACACTATTGCCGGCCTGAGTTTGGCAGCCATCGTGCCCGGCCTTACCAGGTGACAACAGTTGCCAAAGGGGAAGCGGCCCGCTTTTATGAAAAAAACGGGTTTGCGGCCTGTGCTTTTTCCGCACTTGCCGCCCCTTATGACCGGCAGTGTGAGGCGTGCCCGGAACAAGCAGCCTGCCGGCCTGTGGCCATGCTGTTTGCGCGCTCCTGA
- the nrfD gene encoding NrfD/PsrC family molybdoenzyme membrane anchor subunit: MEKQQEYWGSLPAWYFFLAAMGAMLFVIVAVTDLAGMEIAGHINGWAGLVSLAVAAVGALLLLIELTHKSRGHLVNARPFASVMSFGSLLQSVYMPLVFVYATFFFSFIPWAGLGWLKTIVAVLAIITALLYVTYPAIELGEAKGRSFWNGGGLLGVFLVNGAATGAAALILLLFVFGYAEHAYTATISGLAAGLLLVQLLTVPGYVLGMRLSSAEEARRGANKLWNGEFSKTFWGGVISLGTVIPLLINLLFSSVYWLAIAAVLILAGGICFRIDFLRAAVRVVLPGEERAEMSKAEITKLAGALESRWQEKACWLHPHK, encoded by the coding sequence ATGGAAAAGCAGCAAGAGTATTGGGGAAGTCTGCCGGCGTGGTACTTTTTCCTGGCCGCAATGGGGGCCATGCTGTTTGTTATTGTTGCGGTAACCGATTTGGCGGGAATGGAAATAGCCGGCCACATCAACGGCTGGGCCGGACTGGTGTCATTGGCAGTGGCTGCCGTCGGTGCCTTGTTATTATTAATTGAGCTAACCCATAAAAGCAGGGGCCATCTGGTGAATGCCCGTCCGTTTGCTTCGGTCATGAGTTTTGGTTCGCTGCTGCAAAGCGTATATATGCCGCTGGTGTTTGTCTATGCGACGTTTTTTTTCAGTTTTATCCCCTGGGCGGGACTTGGCTGGCTCAAAACAATTGTTGCTGTTCTGGCCATTATAACGGCACTGCTCTATGTTACCTATCCGGCAATTGAGCTGGGTGAGGCCAAGGGGCGGTCTTTCTGGAATGGCGGCGGGCTGCTGGGGGTCTTTTTGGTCAACGGGGCGGCCACCGGGGCGGCGGCCCTGATCCTGCTGCTGTTTGTGTTTGGTTACGCTGAGCACGCCTATACCGCCACGATCAGCGGTTTGGCGGCCGGTCTGCTGCTTGTCCAGCTGCTTACCGTGCCGGGCTATGTGCTGGGAATGCGGCTGTCCTCGGCGGAAGAGGCACGGCGGGGGGCCAATAAATTATGGAATGGCGAGTTCAGCAAAACCTTCTGGGGCGGGGTCATTAGCCTGGGGACGGTCATACCGCTGCTGATTAACCTGCTGTTTTCCTCAGTATACTGGCTGGCTATTGCCGCCGTGCTGATTCTGGCCGGCGGGATCTGTTTCCGGATTGATTTCTTACGGGCGGCGGTCAGGGTTGTGTTGCCTGGTGAGGAACGGGCGGAAATGAGCAAGGCCGAAATCACCAAACTGGCTGGTGCCCTTGAAAGCCGCTGGCAGGAAAAGGCCTGCTGGTTGCATCCTCACAAGTAA
- a CDS encoding 4Fe-4S dicluster domain-containing protein: MPDFESGGERLMHWGMLIDLKKCVGCHACTIACQNEHNLPFAMKYCKVAKVGPVGEYPNITAYNITTGCMHCADAPCVDGCPTGASRHRADGIVTVDPDKCVGCLFCMVVCPYGVRQLNEENGIVEKCTMCFNRLDEGLVTRCVETCQLQARSVGDLDDPDSELVKQIRKHNAQPLYSYLGTKPSIYYIMP; this comes from the coding sequence GTGCCGGATTTCGAAAGTGGAGGGGAACGACTGATGCACTGGGGAATGCTGATTGATCTAAAGAAATGCGTGGGCTGCCACGCCTGTACGATAGCCTGTCAGAATGAGCATAACTTACCGTTTGCCATGAAATACTGCAAGGTGGCCAAAGTGGGACCTGTGGGCGAATACCCCAACATAACCGCTTATAATATCACGACCGGCTGCATGCACTGCGCGGATGCTCCCTGTGTTGACGGCTGCCCCACCGGCGCAAGCCGCCACCGGGCCGACGGGATTGTGACAGTCGATCCGGATAAATGTGTGGGCTGTTTATTCTGTATGGTGGTTTGCCCCTATGGTGTCCGCCAGTTGAACGAGGAAAATGGTATTGTGGAAAAGTGCACAATGTGTTTTAACCGGCTGGACGAGGGTTTGGTCACGCGGTGTGTGGAGACCTGCCAGCTGCAGGCCAGATCGGTCGGGGATCTTGATGATCCTGACAGTGAGCTGGTCAAACAGATCCGGAAGCATAATGCGCAGCCGCTATATTCCTATTTAGGGACAAAACCGTCAATTTACTATATTATGCCATAG
- a CDS encoding molybdopterin-containing oxidoreductase family protein: MSEIKKTACHFCHMNCGMLATVENGVVTKVAGDPEHPFNAGAQCPRGASALDHLTHPNRINYPLKRVGERGSGQFKRVAWGEALDDIAARLAALKAEYGAETIATTGGTNRTDDFARRRFFNLLGSPNVVHTAPVCWIPNFLTEAASYGWAAFDPEIMGAKCVVVWGHNPGASYLPEMRGLLQAKANGTKIIVIDPVYSETAAKADLWLPIRPGSDNALALAWLHVIINEGLCDYQFIDDWTVGFEELSDRVEEYTPDWAAEKTGISPELIMESARIYALSKPACIQWGVATDQLGRGSSASAQARVALRIICGNLDVPGGDVMPGPHPTFITDWELELNDMLPAEQRAKQLGSDRFKLNSWPGYQLLTDNMLRVWGKSIPAEWFCEANPSTVFRAMATGDPYPVKACIVLANNPLVSYANSKLVYKALKNLELLVAMEYWMTPSAMLADYVLPAASWLERPVMTTTYGVSDWLIASEKAIEPMFERRTDTEFWRELGLRLGQAEYWPWETDEEVFKYRLDPLGLELESYEEFVQCYRMHFAEREYQKYQTKGVATPSGKIELKISIFEQLGYDPLPHYVEPPFSHEARPELAAQYPLSLVAGGGFMPFFHSEHREMTRIRLLRPYPRVAINPALAQQLAIKEGDWLWIETPTGKVKQTAFITAAVAPDVVQAERGWWFPEKEVKDPELMGVFESNINVCVDDDPDTCDELCGSFCSRGIMCRISKVEGND, from the coding sequence ATGAGCGAAATAAAAAAGACAGCCTGCCATTTCTGCCATATGAACTGCGGCATGCTGGCAACAGTCGAAAACGGAGTGGTGACAAAAGTGGCGGGAGACCCGGAGCACCCGTTTAATGCCGGAGCGCAGTGTCCCCGGGGGGCTTCGGCATTAGACCATTTAACCCACCCCAACCGGATCAACTACCCGTTGAAACGGGTTGGTGAGCGGGGGTCAGGCCAGTTTAAACGTGTAGCCTGGGGGGAAGCCTTAGATGATATTGCGGCCCGTCTGGCGGCTTTAAAAGCAGAGTACGGGGCTGAGACAATTGCCACTACGGGGGGCACTAACCGGACTGACGATTTTGCCCGGCGGCGCTTTTTTAACCTTCTGGGCAGCCCGAACGTTGTTCATACGGCCCCGGTGTGCTGGATTCCCAACTTCTTAACCGAGGCGGCGTCCTATGGCTGGGCGGCCTTTGACCCGGAAATTATGGGGGCAAAATGCGTTGTTGTCTGGGGCCATAATCCCGGGGCTTCCTATTTGCCGGAGATGCGCGGGCTGTTGCAGGCCAAGGCCAATGGCACCAAAATCATCGTAATTGACCCGGTCTACAGTGAAACAGCTGCCAAGGCCGACCTCTGGCTGCCAATCAGGCCCGGCTCAGACAATGCGCTGGCGTTAGCCTGGCTGCATGTCATTATCAATGAAGGGTTATGTGACTATCAGTTTATTGATGACTGGACAGTGGGCTTTGAAGAACTGAGCGACAGGGTGGAGGAATATACGCCTGACTGGGCCGCCGAAAAAACCGGTATTTCACCGGAACTGATTATGGAGAGCGCCAGGATCTATGCGCTGAGCAAGCCGGCCTGTATTCAGTGGGGGGTTGCCACCGACCAGTTGGGCCGGGGCAGCTCCGCCTCGGCCCAGGCCCGGGTGGCCCTGCGGATTATCTGCGGCAATCTTGATGTTCCGGGCGGTGATGTTATGCCTGGCCCCCATCCGACCTTTATCACCGACTGGGAGCTGGAATTAAACGACATGCTGCCGGCAGAGCAGCGGGCCAAGCAATTGGGATCAGACCGGTTTAAGCTGAATTCCTGGCCTGGTTATCAATTGCTGACAGATAATATGCTGCGGGTATGGGGCAAGAGTATTCCGGCCGAATGGTTCTGTGAAGCCAACCCCTCGACGGTGTTCCGGGCGATGGCGACCGGTGACCCTTATCCGGTAAAAGCCTGCATTGTACTGGCCAATAACCCTCTGGTATCCTATGCTAATTCCAAATTAGTCTATAAAGCGCTGAAAAATCTGGAGCTGCTGGTGGCTATGGAATACTGGATGACACCGTCAGCCATGCTGGCCGACTATGTCTTGCCGGCTGCCTCATGGCTGGAAAGGCCGGTGATGACTACTACCTATGGCGTTTCCGACTGGCTGATTGCTTCGGAGAAGGCGATCGAGCCGATGTTTGAGCGGAGAACAGATACCGAGTTCTGGCGGGAGCTAGGCCTTCGCTTAGGCCAGGCTGAGTACTGGCCCTGGGAAACCGATGAGGAGGTGTTCAAATACCGGCTTGACCCGCTCGGCCTGGAGCTTGAAAGCTATGAGGAGTTTGTGCAGTGTTACCGGATGCACTTTGCTGAACGGGAATATCAGAAATATCAGACCAAAGGCGTAGCCACTCCGTCCGGCAAGATCGAGCTGAAGATTTCAATTTTTGAGCAATTGGGTTATGATCCGCTGCCGCACTATGTAGAGCCGCCGTTTAGCCATGAGGCCAGACCGGAGCTGGCGGCGCAATATCCCCTAAGCCTCGTTGCCGGGGGCGGCTTTATGCCGTTCTTCCATTCCGAGCACCGGGAAATGACAAGGATCAGGCTGCTGCGGCCCTATCCGCGGGTAGCGATTAATCCGGCTTTGGCCCAACAGCTGGCGATTAAAGAAGGTGACTGGCTCTGGATTGAGACGCCGACCGGCAAGGTCAAGCAGACTGCGTTTATTACCGCGGCTGTGGCACCTGATGTCGTTCAGGCCGAACGGGGCTGGTGGTTCCCGGAAAAAGAGGTGAAAGACCCGGAACTGATGGGGGTATTTGAATCCAACATCAATGTATGTGTGGATGATGATCCGGATACCTGTGACGAGCTTTGCGGCAGCTTTTGCTCCCGGGGCATTATGTGCCGGATTTCGAAAGTGGAGGGGAACGACTGA
- a CDS encoding DUF169 domain-containing protein: MNYRELATTLTTILTLRWSPVAVKLLKPGEEVPEHVYEPSVPLRHCQAITIARRGNSLYMPPRKHACPDGAAIMGLIPMSPKLRSGELYLLFKKLPTLACARKMIATRQEFAAGTYAATVLAPLEDAGFEPDVVIFTLYPEQLMWLCCAASYSTGERHAFHTSGYNSTCADLTVQVMKNQKMNISFGCYGARAISEISDFEAYVSVPFQELGTLADALAKLAAKSIPEARRKIYMPPVIDKVSVPGPASAGTVAIRIDADRCTGCGLCEAFCPEAVLQLVADGGQQKASAPAAEKCCACYTCAGQCPQKAIQLTVR; the protein is encoded by the coding sequence TTGAATTATCGTGAACTTGCGACAACACTTACCACTATACTGACGCTCAGATGGTCGCCTGTGGCCGTAAAACTGTTGAAACCAGGGGAAGAAGTGCCTGAGCATGTATATGAACCCTCAGTTCCGCTTAGGCACTGTCAGGCCATTACCATTGCCAGGCGGGGCAACAGCCTGTATATGCCGCCCCGCAAGCATGCCTGTCCGGACGGGGCCGCGATTATGGGTTTGATTCCCATGTCCCCCAAACTGCGGTCCGGTGAATTGTATCTGCTGTTCAAGAAATTGCCGACGCTGGCCTGTGCCCGGAAAATGATAGCCACCCGCCAGGAGTTTGCTGCGGGAACCTATGCGGCAACGGTGCTGGCCCCGCTGGAAGATGCCGGCTTTGAGCCGGATGTAGTCATTTTCACGCTGTATCCGGAACAACTGATGTGGCTGTGCTGTGCAGCGAGCTATAGCACCGGCGAGCGCCATGCCTTCCACACCTCCGGCTACAATTCCACCTGTGCCGATTTGACTGTACAGGTTATGAAAAACCAGAAAATGAACATTTCGTTTGGCTGTTATGGCGCCCGGGCGATCAGCGAGATCAGTGATTTTGAAGCCTATGTTTCCGTGCCGTTTCAAGAATTGGGAACACTGGCGGACGCGCTGGCAAAGCTGGCAGCCAAAAGTATTCCGGAAGCGCGGCGGAAAATTTATATGCCGCCGGTTATTGATAAAGTCTCGGTGCCGGGGCCGGCAAGCGCCGGCACAGTTGCCATCCGGATTGACGCCGACCGCTGTACGGGCTGTGGCTTATGTGAGGCATTTTGTCCGGAAGCCGTGCTGCAGCTGGTAGCTGACGGCGGGCAGCAAAAGGCCAGTGCGCCGGCGGCGGAAAAATGCTGCGCCTGCTATACCTGTGCCGGCCAGTGTCCGCAAAAAGCCATACAGCTGACAGTCCGGTAA
- a CDS encoding (Fe-S)-binding protein: MDMLAKDCVECGKCTALCQFLAQTGESPARIAGRGASVTEAFSCSLCGACEAVCPLGLSPRQLFACRREEAVRQGEFDSNEYRYLFPDRPNNVMNMYRRCYGVDYGDIENAGSGGTWFFPGCTLLTYSPGLTRAVFYRLQADVDCRGFWTACCGKPLRQLGLRPRAEALQGQLQEFLQQHNITRVITACPGCYYELEPVFQACNVSVRTVYEMLKLAPTDRNSKIKCTVHDACPDRFARRFGRQVRQALAQAGFSLREMQHSGAQAICCGSGGQLSHFRPDLTEQLVQARLAEARQSGADILIGYCLSCVLKLEGKAAMPVTHALNVLLAISEDFKGAKARAGQMLAGAAGERLWAEMMAE, translated from the coding sequence ATGGATATGTTAGCTAAGGATTGTGTGGAATGTGGTAAATGTACTGCCCTGTGCCAATTTCTGGCACAAACAGGAGAATCACCGGCCCGTATCGCCGGCCGGGGGGCGTCGGTTACCGAAGCTTTCAGCTGTTCGCTGTGCGGCGCGTGCGAGGCGGTTTGCCCCCTGGGCTTAAGCCCGCGGCAGCTGTTTGCCTGCCGCCGGGAGGAAGCGGTAAGGCAAGGAGAATTTGACAGTAATGAATACCGGTATCTGTTTCCCGACCGGCCCAACAATGTTATGAATATGTATCGCCGCTGCTACGGGGTTGACTACGGTGATATAGAGAATGCCGGCAGCGGGGGAACCTGGTTTTTTCCCGGCTGTACCCTGTTGACCTATTCACCGGGACTGACGCGGGCGGTCTTTTACCGCCTGCAGGCTGACGTAGATTGCCGGGGCTTTTGGACAGCCTGCTGCGGCAAACCCCTGCGGCAGCTGGGCCTGCGGCCCAGAGCCGAAGCCCTGCAGGGCCAACTGCAAGAATTTTTGCAACAGCATAACATAACCAGGGTTATTACAGCCTGTCCCGGGTGTTATTACGAACTGGAGCCCGTTTTTCAGGCCTGTAATGTCAGTGTCCGGACGGTGTATGAAATGCTGAAGTTGGCACCAACTGACCGGAACAGCAAAATCAAGTGTACTGTTCATGATGCCTGCCCCGACCGGTTTGCCCGCCGCTTTGGCCGGCAGGTCCGGCAGGCGTTGGCTCAGGCTGGTTTTTCCCTGCGGGAAATGCAGCATAGCGGGGCCCAGGCCATTTGCTGCGGCAGTGGCGGGCAGCTTTCCCATTTTCGCCCGGATTTAACCGAACAACTCGTACAGGCAAGACTGGCGGAAGCCCGGCAGTCCGGCGCCGATATTCTCATCGGCTACTGTTTAAGCTGTGTCCTGAAACTGGAAGGTAAAGCCGCCATGCCGGTGACCCATGCCCTGAATGTACTCCTGGCAATAAGTGAGGATTTTAAGGGGGCCAAGGCCCGGGCCGGCCAGATGTTGGCCGGGGCCGCCGGGGAAAGACTGTGGGCAGAAATGATGGCCGAGTAA
- a CDS encoding TIGR04282 family arsenosugar biosynthesis glycosyltransferase, translated as MRTTIVVFTKVPKAGDTKTRLTANRGGILTPAEAMAFYEGCLLDVINVCLAAGSGEVRVCYNQAGDREYLEKLLARTADRSQIKEVYADQGGNFDQCMQYAADYILKNGAPDRLADSVVIVGGDLPSLQPVILQDTVAKLERLAGSEPGRNAARSIETAPPGLGAALVEGACQEGGFSVVGYTCTTPFDFNRVFYNTDGITALDMLVTKAAQQNIPFGVVEAAPDVDIPVDLASMIPVIKALELAARCDKNIKVPVNTLAVLDEIGLESSAVPPNR; from the coding sequence ATGCGCACCACAATCGTTGTTTTTACCAAAGTTCCCAAGGCCGGAGATACCAAGACCCGGCTTACGGCAAACCGGGGCGGGATATTGACGCCGGCAGAGGCAATGGCTTTTTATGAAGGCTGTCTGCTGGATGTGATTAATGTTTGTCTGGCAGCCGGGAGCGGCGAGGTCCGGGTCTGCTATAACCAGGCTGGTGACCGTGAGTACCTGGAAAAATTACTGGCCAGGACTGCCGACCGGTCGCAGATTAAAGAAGTTTATGCCGACCAGGGCGGCAATTTCGACCAGTGTATGCAATATGCAGCCGACTATATTCTGAAAAATGGCGCTCCCGACCGCCTGGCCGACAGTGTGGTGATTGTCGGCGGTGACCTGCCCAGTTTGCAGCCTGTCATCCTGCAGGATACGGTTGCCAAGCTGGAACGGCTGGCCGGCAGCGAGCCGGGCCGGAATGCGGCCCGGAGTATTGAGACTGCCCCCCCGGGGCTGGGAGCGGCTTTGGTCGAAGGGGCCTGCCAGGAAGGGGGCTTTTCTGTTGTCGGTTACACCTGTACGACCCCGTTCGATTTTAACCGGGTATTTTACAACACCGACGGGATAACGGCTTTGGATATGCTCGTCACCAAAGCGGCCCAACAGAATATTCCGTTTGGGGTGGTGGAAGCCGCGCCTGATGTGGATATTCCGGTGGACCTGGCCAGCATGATTCCGGTGATCAAGGCGCTGGAACTGGCGGCCCGGTGTGACAAAAACATCAAGGTGCCGGTGAATACTCTGGCCGTCTTAGACGAAATCGGCCTGGAAAGCTCGGCCGTGCCGCCAAACCGCTGA
- a CDS encoding DUF362 domain-containing protein yields the protein MSRWLALAARPDQDNPKVSSMVKGEISLTAKVYFARLADGDAVQAQVQAMHRLYMAADAAAIITGNDFVAIKLHVGEGENNTRVRPELIRALVDKVKAANGNPFLTETSTLYKGERHNAVNHLLQAHRQGFGIEQVGAPFLMADGLLGNTEYEVPIPGELHKTVHVARELMGVDALFVVSHATGCISTGLGACIKNLGMGLASRKGKRRQHSAILPAIKPSLCTGCQKCRQWCPADAIIEQAGKMYIADNRCIGCGECIAVCRFDAVTYDFTADEGFLQKSMAEHAWGAVINKPGKCFYINVLLNMTKHCDCLVKQPADNLIPDLGILAAWDPVAIDKATQDLTKAAYGHTLGQLAFPERNAAIQMEHAAHIGMGSLEYELIEVF from the coding sequence ATGAGCAGGTGGTTGGCATTGGCAGCCAGACCTGACCAGGATAACCCAAAAGTTAGTTCTATGGTAAAGGGGGAGATTAGCCTGACAGCTAAAGTATATTTTGCCAGGCTGGCAGATGGTGATGCTGTGCAGGCCCAGGTGCAGGCAATGCACCGGCTTTACATGGCAGCCGATGCCGCAGCGATCATCACCGGTAATGATTTCGTGGCTATTAAACTGCATGTGGGGGAAGGGGAGAATAATACCCGCGTCAGGCCTGAACTGATACGGGCATTGGTGGACAAGGTCAAAGCAGCAAACGGAAATCCCTTTTTGACGGAAACCTCAACCCTGTACAAGGGTGAGCGGCATAATGCGGTTAACCATCTGCTGCAGGCCCATCGCCAGGGTTTTGGCATTGAGCAGGTCGGCGCCCCTTTTCTGATGGCTGACGGCTTGCTGGGTAATACCGAATATGAGGTGCCTATCCCCGGGGAGCTGCATAAAACAGTACATGTTGCCAGAGAGCTGATGGGGGTTGATGCGCTGTTCGTGGTCTCTCATGCCACGGGGTGCATTTCCACAGGGTTAGGAGCCTGTATTAAAAACCTTGGCATGGGCTTAGCAAGCCGTAAGGGGAAAAGGCGGCAGCATTCGGCCATACTGCCGGCCATTAAGCCGAGCCTGTGCACCGGTTGCCAAAAATGCCGGCAGTGGTGTCCGGCTGACGCTATTATTGAACAGGCTGGCAAGATGTATATTGCTGACAATCGCTGTATTGGCTGCGGCGAATGTATTGCTGTCTGCCGGTTCGATGCCGTTACCTATGATTTTACTGCCGATGAGGGTTTTCTGCAGAAAAGTATGGCTGAACACGCCTGGGGAGCAGTGATTAATAAGCCGGGTAAATGTTTTTATATTAATGTCTTGCTGAATATGACGAAACACTGCGACTGCCTTGTCAAACAACCGGCTGACAATTTAATACCTGATCTGGGAATTCTTGCCGCCTGGGACCCGGTGGCGATTGACAAAGCAACCCAGGATCTGACGAAAGCTGCTTACGGACATACCTTGGGTCAACTGGCATTTCCTGAACGCAATGCTGCCATTCAGATGGAACATGCGGCCCACATTGGTATGGGATCACTGGAATACGAATTAATTGAGGTATTTTGA
- a CDS encoding MFS transporter encodes MGEQKTPGDGQNGLTGLAAAGEKPTRQRVVVILILLVTLLVAYLDRVNISVLVADDTFLQEMGIQGDALAMGSLMSMFLFTYAITNALLSPLGDLWGPRKVMSVAIVLWIVSCIYGGLVSTFAGMVAARCILGLGEGMHWPMQMKYVKNWFPPQERARANSTWLIGLTAGPALAMPFMVWVIGAWGWRSSFFILAALGLIPLVLIWFFTTDSPRESKRVNHLELEHIEYGLREEAEALATRAAADSNSAWENWKGFLLNFDYWLCVIFYVFSTSAWWGLATWIPSYLKQALGFSWTSMGFWANAPYAVGIVALIIAGYVTDKIERKATFGILHMLGAAVGIYFAAHATGQIEAALWLIVAVASLLIGQPGHWAIIQKVVPAKALGAGSGFESCLGSLGGAITPMIVGYFINMTGNYMGGLMCLVAFCLIGAVAMITLWVRKV; translated from the coding sequence ATGGGGGAGCAGAAAACACCGGGCGATGGTCAGAACGGCTTGACTGGTCTGGCAGCAGCAGGGGAGAAACCAACCAGACAGCGGGTGGTCGTGATACTCATCCTGCTGGTGACATTGTTAGTTGCGTATCTGGACAGGGTCAATATATCCGTACTGGTTGCCGACGACACCTTTCTCCAGGAGATGGGCATCCAGGGCGATGCCCTGGCAATGGGCTCATTGATGTCGATGTTTTTGTTTACGTATGCCATTACTAATGCATTGCTAAGTCCGCTGGGCGATTTATGGGGACCGCGTAAGGTAATGTCGGTAGCGATTGTTTTATGGATAGTTTCCTGTATTTACGGCGGCCTTGTGTCTACCTTTGCCGGCATGGTTGCAGCCCGCTGTATCCTGGGCTTAGGCGAAGGCATGCATTGGCCGATGCAGATGAAATATGTAAAAAACTGGTTCCCGCCGCAGGAGCGGGCCCGGGCAAATTCAACCTGGCTGATTGGTTTAACAGCCGGACCGGCGTTAGCCATGCCTTTTATGGTCTGGGTTATCGGGGCCTGGGGCTGGCGGTCCAGTTTTTTCATCCTGGCGGCACTGGGACTGATTCCGCTGGTCCTCATCTGGTTTTTCACTACCGACAGTCCGCGCGAAAGCAAACGGGTCAATCACCTGGAACTGGAGCATATCGAATACGGTTTAAGAGAGGAGGCCGAGGCCCTGGCCACCAGAGCTGCGGCTGATTCCAATTCGGCCTGGGAGAACTGGAAGGGATTTTTGCTCAACTTCGACTACTGGCTATGTGTGATTTTTTATGTTTTCAGTACTTCCGCCTGGTGGGGGCTGGCGACCTGGATTCCCTCCTATCTGAAACAGGCCCTGGGCTTTTCGTGGACGAGTATGGGCTTCTGGGCGAATGCTCCCTATGCCGTAGGGATTGTTGCTCTGATTATTGCCGGCTATGTAACCGATAAGATTGAGCGAAAAGCGACTTTCGGTATCCTGCATATGCTGGGGGCCGCAGTGGGCATTTATTTTGCGGCTCATGCTACCGGGCAGATTGAAGCGGCGCTGTGGCTGATTGTGGCTGTAGCCTCTCTGCTTATCGGCCAGCCCGGTCATTGGGCCATTATCCAAAAGGTTGTGCCGGCCAAGGCCCTGGGGGCCGGCAGTGGCTTTGAGAGCTGTCTGGGCAGCCTGGGGGGAGCCATTACGCCAATGATTGTCGGCTATTTCATCAATATGACCGGCAACTATATGGGCGGGCTGATGTGTTTGGTGGCATTCTGCCTGATTGGCGCGGTAGCGATGATTACGCTCTGGGTTAGAAAAGTATGA